tctttctagatGTGACTTACCTAACCGAAGAAATAGTGTATGAAATTCTTGAATTatgtagagagagagaggattattCCCCTTTAATTCGTGTCATTGGAAGAGTTTTCTCTAGTGCTGAGGCATTGGTACAGAGCTTTCGGAAAATGAAACAGCACACCAAGGAAGAACTGAAATCTCTTCAAGGAAAGGATGAAGATAAAGAtgaagatgaaaaagaaaaagctgCATGCTCTGCTGCTGCTATGGAAGAAGATTCAGAAGCATCATCCTCAAGAATAGGCGATAGCTCACAGGGAGACAATAATTTACAAAAATTAGGCCCGGATGATGTGTCTGTGGATATTGATGCTATTCGAAGAGTCTATACCAGATTGCTCTCTAATGAAAAAATAGAAACTGCCTTTCTCAATGCACTTGTGTATTTGTCACCTAATGTAGAATGTGACTTGACATATCATAACGTGTACTCCCGAGATCCTAATTATCTGAATTTGTTCATTATTGTAATGGAGAATAGAAATCTCCACAGTCCTGAATATCTGGAAATGGCATTGCCATTATTTTGCAAAGCAATGAGCAAGCTACCCCTTGCAGCCCAAGGGAAACTGATTAGACTATGGTCTAAATACAGTGCAGATCAGATTCGGAGAATGATGGAAACGTTTCAGCAACTTATTACTTACAAAGTCATAAGCAATGAATTTAACAGTCGAAATCTAGTGAATGATGATGATGCCATTGTTGCTGCTTCAAAGTGCTTGAAAATGGTTTACTATGCAAATGTAGTGGGAGGAGAAGTAGACACAAATCATAATGAAGAAGATGATGAAGAGCCCATCCCTGAGTCTAGTGAATTGACACTTCAGGAGCTTTTGGGAGAGGAAAGAAGAAACAAGAAAGGTCCTCGAGTagacccattggaaactgaacttGGTGTTAAAACTCTGGATTGTCGAAAACCACTTATCTCTTTTGAAGAGTTCATTAATGAACCACTGAATGATGTTCTGGAAATGGATAAAGATTATACTTTTTTCAAAGTAGAAACAGAGAACAAGTTCTCTTTTATGACATGTCCCTTTATATTGAATGCTGTCACAAAGAATTTGGGATTATATTATGACAATAGAATTCGCATGTACAGTGAACGAAGAATCACTGTTCTCTACAGCCTAGTTCAAGGACAGCAGTTGAATCCATATTTGAGACTGAAAGTCAGACGTGACCATATCATAGATGATGCACTTGTTCGGGTAAGTTTGCTGTTTAAAATCACTAAATAAGAAACCTAATAATGGGGATATTGTAATGCAGTTCAGTGAATTCATTTAGTATCATATAGACATTGATATTTCTGATTTTAAGTTTTAAGTATTTTTGTTATTCCTGACCA
This region of Callospermophilus lateralis isolate mCalLat2 chromosome 3, mCalLat2.hap1, whole genome shotgun sequence genomic DNA includes:
- the Ube3a gene encoding ubiquitin-protein ligase E3A isoform X6, yielding MPQTSPKAIFILSLQKGASSAYLENSKGAPNNSEIKMNKKEGKGARIDFKDVTYLTEEIVYEILELCREREDYSPLIRVIGRVFSSAEALVQSFRKMKQHTKEELKSLQGKDEDKDEDEKEKAACSAAAMEEDSEASSSRIGDSSQGDNNLQKLGPDDVSVDIDAIRRVYTRLLSNEKIETAFLNALVYLSPNVECDLTYHNVYSRDPNYLNLFIIVMENRNLHSPEYLEMALPLFCKAMSKLPLAAQGKLIRLWSKYSADQIRRMMETFQQLITYKVISNEFNSRNLVNDDDAIVAASKCLKMVYYANVVGGEVDTNHNEEDDEEPIPESSELTLQELLGEERRNKKGPRVDPLETELGVKTLDCRKPLISFEEFINEPLNDVLEMDKDYTFFKVETENKFSFMTCPFILNAVTKNLGLYYDNRIRMYSERRITVLYSLVQGQQLNPYLRLKVRRDHIIDDALVRLEMIAMENPADLKKQLYVEFEGEQGVDEGGVSKEFFQLVVEEIFNPDIGMFTYDESTKLFWFNPSSFETEGQFTLIGIVLGLAIYNNCILDVHFPMVVYRKLMGKKGTFRDLGDSHPVLYQSLKDLLEYEGNVEDDMMITFQISQTDLFGNPMMYDLKENGDKIPITNENRKEFVNLYSDYILNKSVEKQFKAFRRGFHMVTNESPLKYLFRPEEIELLICGSRNLDFQALEETTEYDGGYTRDSVLIREFWEIVHSFTDEQKRLFLQFTTGTDRAPVGGLGKLKMIIAKNGPDTERLPTSHTCFNVLLLPEYSSKEKLKERLLKAITYAKGFGML
- the Ube3a gene encoding ubiquitin-protein ligase E3A isoform X7 yields the protein MNKKEGKGARIDFKDVTYLTEEIVYEILELCREREDYSPLIRVIGRVFSSAEALVQSFRKMKQHTKEELKSLQGKDEDKDEDEKEKAACSAAAMEEDSEASSSRIGDSSQGDNNLQKLGPDDVSVDIDAIRRVYTRLLSNEKIETAFLNALVYLSPNVECDLTYHNVYSRDPNYLNLFIIVMENRNLHSPEYLEMALPLFCKAMSKLPLAAQGKLIRLWSKYSADQIRRMMETFQQLITYKVISNEFNSRNLVNDDDAIVAASKCLKMVYYANVVGGEVDTNHNEEDDEEPIPESSELTLQELLGEERRNKKGPRVDPLETELGVKTLDCRKPLISFEEFINEPLNDVLEMDKDYTFFKVETENKFSFMTCPFILNAVTKNLGLYYDNRIRMYSERRITVLYSLVQGQQLNPYLRLKVRRDHIIDDALVRLEMIAMENPADLKKQLYVEFEGEQGVDEGGVSKEFFQLVVEEIFNPDIGMFTYDESTKLFWFNPSSFETEGQFTLIGIVLGLAIYNNCILDVHFPMVVYRKLMGKKGTFRDLGDSHPVLYQSLKDLLEYEGNVEDDMMITFQISQTDLFGNPMMYDLKENGDKIPITNENRKEFVNLYSDYILNKSVEKQFKAFRRGFHMVTNESPLKYLFRPEEIELLICGSRNLDFQALEETTEYDGGYTRDSVLIREFWEIVHSFTDEQKRLFLQFTTGTDRAPVGGLGKLKMIIAKNGPDTERLPTSHTCFNVLLLPEYSSKEKLKERLLKAITYAKGFGML